The nucleotide window GACCCCTCAAGAAGGAGGGTTTGAGTCACACCCCCTGGGAATCTACCAAGGGACTCCTTCTGTGCTCCTATATCCCCAGTAGCATTGGTGCAGAGACCCTAATTCCCATGGGGTGTTCCCAGACTGTCATGGATCACAGCAGGGACTATGAGGCAGACCCCATTCCTAGGAGACACAGGACTCCTCTCATGGCCAATTGTGGCTCCAGGACTCCTCTATGGCCTTGCTCAGGTCTCCTTAGGCTGCCTGTGCTCTTGGATTCCTGTCTTAGACCTTCCCTCTTTCACAGGGGCTCAGACTCACATCATGGCTGCAGCTTTCCCGGTGTTTTCTGGCTCCCTCCCCGTGGTGTCCAATTCCCCTCATTACATGCTGGTGAGTTTAATCTCATCTTGTCATTGCTTCTTGGATGACTCAGACTAACAAAATCATTTCCATCTGCACACAAATGACTTCTTACTTGTGGAAACTTGTAAAATCCTTCCCTTTATCTAACTTCTCCCACCCACATTGGATCCATTTTACTGGTGTTTGTATTATCTCTTTgagttaataaatgtttgttgtgttAAGCCATGAAATTTGGGGGTAGTTTGTTACACAGGCATAGATATGTAATAAAGCTCTCTTATGTTTCTACTATTCCAAAGGTATTAGCTACATCCTTGTTATTTCCCTGCATTTTGATAATGGTGGCCACACATGCTCTCTCCAATTCCtgtccccattttctttttcaggttgtcattctccttcctgctttcccttccttctttcttctgtctcacttccttcctcccgccagtttttctttttacttttggaaGATTCCTAACATATAAAATTACCCTATGTGTTTATGATGAATGGAAACATTATCTGAATCtatatgataaaattataatGCTAGGATGTGtgcaataaaattaagaaaaggaatttattaatagGATCTGAGGAAAAAATGCCTGATAATTCTATAGCCACGACAGTGCCTTTTAACCCTTAATTCCTCACTTTCCCTGAGTGCTTTGAGAACACATGAGAAAATTAAACTCTTACACATTCCTGATAAAAGCTAAATTAGTATAAGAACCTTGGAAATAAAATTAGCCTTAACTAGTATGGTTAAAGTACTTGCACCATATAATTCTGAGCACACACTCTGGGGACCGCCTTGCCTATGTGCCCTGACATGTACAGGAGACATGTATAATGTTTGTGGCAAAAACTGAAATCAACCTATTTACAACTACAGAAATGTAGCAAAACTGTggtataattataaaatgtaaaatttcagtggtaaaaataaataacagcctCCCACATCAGGAGTCATTAACTCTCGTACATGTAGTGTATCCCATGAAAGAAAACATGGAGGATGAGTTTAGTGTGCAGGAAAGTTAAAAGCAGGAAAAACTACCTTGGGAGGATATAgatacttataaaaatatttagagaaataaaGACTCTGGGGTTGGGACTGAGTGGCAGCCTATGGTGGTTTCATAGATTCTGTTTCTTATGCCAGAGACAGGTGCCCAAGTACTCACTTGATCATAACTCCTTGAACTGCAGTTTTGTAAACTGCACCTTCTAAacgaaaagaaaattccaaaggggcagtgcctgtggctcagtgagtagggcactggccccatataccgagggtgtcgggttcgaacccggccctgaccaaactgcaacaaaaaaatagctggatgttgtggtgggcgcctgtagtcccagctactcgggaggctgaggcaagataatcgcctaagccaagagctggaggttgctgtgagactctACCAcacggcaataaagtgagactctgtctctaaaaagcaaacaaacaaacaaacaaaaattctagcATTCATTGCCAAGATCCCTACTGAGAACTACTTACATTGaaacaaaaccacagccaacagTAATGCACCATGTGACAGAAAAGACCAGGGTGCCATGAAAGCAGCCCTGGCTAGAACACGGTCATTTGGCCCTTGACTCACTGGCAACTCTGTGGATTGTTTGTGATAGAAAGTTGAACCTGATGAGCAAGCCAATTCCATCTTGCAAAGGAGTTAGTATGTTACTTCTATTTACCATACAAACAACTGAATTAAACTTTACAGAATCAGAAAAGCAGAATGTtgatcaaaataaatgaaacaggtAAACATCATAAAAGAATAACCAGTATCTTTCCAGgagtgatttaaaaaatggaataatcaAGGATGGAATAGAAAATATGAGTGGGAAACACGCAGATCTGCTTTAGAAAAACTTTAGAAGCATGTAGTCAGAGTGCTCTTCAGAGTCACATAGTATCTGAATCACTCTGACCACATCTCATTAGAAAACACTGTGAAAGAGACTAAATTTATTATAGGATGCTCAGTGAGCAGCTAGTTCTTGGAAAAACCTCGTTCCTAGACTGCAGTTAACCATTTTTGCCTACTGTATCAAACCAAAATTGTTGTCATAATGCTAATGTAGGTGTGCAGACTGAGGTTCGAGActcacatttttctaatttacaaGCAATTTAATTaggtaaatatttttgaagatgagGTTTGAGTAAAAAATCAGCATTCTTAACAAACtaagtttgaaaatgttttcctgTCCTTTTGtccttgtttcttcttcttcatcttcttcccctcctccccctcctcccccaccttcttcttcttctttttttaatatactgGTACTTGTTGCATTGCCTAGGCTAGTGTGGAACTTCaggcctcaagttatcctccagccttatatatatttttttattttgaaaagatatttattttatcacagtTATTCTGTGACCCAACAGAAAGGGAAGATCCAGGCCATGTCAGGCTGATTCTATGATGTTCCCCAGTAACCACCCCCTTATTATGCACCCTTCCCACAGGTATTCAATCAACACTAATGTAGATGCTGCTGTGAAGGGACTTGCTGATATAATTAAAGTCACAGATCAATTGGCTTTAAGATGGTGATTATCCTGGATTGAACTGTCCTAATCAGGTAAGTTCTTAGGAGATTGGGTTCATCCTGGGTACAAGATTCACAGTGACAGAGCCTGATGAGTCTCTGGCCTTTGAAAGTGGAGAGCTCCTGCAGCAAAAAATACTGGTGGCAGCCCTTCCTCTTGTCCACACTGATAGCTGGTAATCAAACAGAGACTTCAGTCCTACATCTGCCAGAAAGTGAATTCTGCCCACAGGCTCTGTATAAACTTAGGAGAGGACGCCAACCTCAAGATGAGGGCACAGCTTTGTGAAACCCTGAACAGAGAACCCATCCACACCATGCTTGGATTTCTGACTAAGAAGCAGGAAACAAATAAATGGCAGCTGTTTAAAGACAATAAATTTGCGGTAATTTggtatatagaaatagaaaattaatacacaaGCTCAATAGATAGGCACATAACATTTTTTCCTCTGGAATGAATTTATGAGCTGATGTGAAATTACTTGcatgaaataaaatctttccttaaCTCTTTTAGTatgttttagtttattatttttgggTGATTCAGTTTTCTTGCAATCATATTTCCTTCAACCATTCAATAGTAATTATTGCAGTCCTATTACATATCAGGTATGCCTTTCTAAGCTGGGGATACAATTTTGACCAAAACAGCCCAAAGACTGTGCTTTACCTTCCAGAGGCTTTACAAGAGTGAGATCAATCCACTGGAGCACTGTAAGTGAAGAAACGACAGAATAAGATTCTCAGTGGCAGGACCGGTCACCACTGTGGGGGAGAATAGTTGTGGGCAGCAGATGAGGGGACAAGGCTaatgtcacagttctggagtgaGAGGTGGTGGGACTAAGGGGAGAAGGAGCCTGAGGGATGACAAGGACAGAGAAAAGGACTGGAGAAGGAGGAGATGAGGAGCAGGAGCAGAAGGAGTTGTAAAGCTGCTGAATTCTCAGATTTATATACagtgttttatagatttttaatacAGAGCCTAGCAGGGtactctttgtttttgttaattaatACATTTGTGGGGCTGCCTAAAAGCTAATTGCCTCCTAATGTTAATCAGGTTAAAAAAATACCAAGTGTTCCCTCCAAAAGATGCACACAGCTTAGATGTGAATAATTCATAAAAACAGGCAGTTCATGAGCACTGGAGAAGGGCATTGTAACTGTTAGAGCAAATGTAGGTCTGAAGTGATTAAAGTCCTACAATTCCTGGCTGAAATACACAGTAACAAATTGGGATTCTTTGTATGAGGAGATGTCCTGCACTCACAAGAACAGATTAAGGGCTATGgaataaagacaattttaaaatacaacaacCCAGGGTCCAAGATACATAGTCCAGGAAAGTAACACTTGGGAGCTTTGTGAGTCTAATTGTAATGAGTTTAGACACATTGCTCTATGGAGGGGCCCAATGTCACTTCTGTTACAGATTAGATTCCTAATCCTTCAGATATTCCCAAAATTGTACTACCTACTCTGGTTAATAACCAAGAAGGGAACTGGTCTCTCTGAGAGTCTCTGTCAGGTGTGTTCAGACACAACTTCTCCAGGTTTATAGAGAAAACCACCATCTCTACACCTCCAGTCCCAGGGCGAGTTCACTCTGGCATCACGTTCCCTGGGGTGAGTTTCCATCTAGAAGACTCCAAGCAGGAAGGAAAGGCGTGGGAAGCAGGGAGTCCAGGTCAGGGAGACAATTCAGGGAAGGGGCTGCACCTGTTATGCCCTAACTCCATCTTGCTAAGGACTTTGCTAAGGGCTTTCGACACTCCCCCTTTAAAACAGCAAGCTTGgctgaaagagtttagtaataaGTGCAAAATCCTCCCAGCTCCCTCTTGTAAGGAgtccccttaccaggtgttggtTCTTGTGAAATTTGGCTTGCGTTAAGGACTCCTCCTCCCCTACTGAAAGTTCCTTATGGaaggtttccacccctgcttGTAAGGGTAGAGAGACTTTGAGGCATAAGCTCGCTCTCTCGGCCTGGCGGatcaataaaggacccttgcttaatttggactcagtgtgctggctcTCTATTCCACTCGCTCCGGGTGTAACAGACCCAGCCTGTGGGTCAGACAGCTCCTAGGCCAGGCCCTAGGAGACAGCGGGACGAACAACGCTGAGGCGGGAGAAGAGGTGCCAGGGCCCCAAGTTCTGGACGTGTGGGTCAGGGTCTGCTTCCTGAGAGTGGTGTCCGGGCGGAGAAGCTCAGCGCTGAGGATCCCGGTCTCCCCAGAGGTTCACTTCCTCTCCCAACCCGTGTCAGGTAGATCCTTCTTCCTGGATACTCCTGACGCAGCCCCAACTCTCACTCTCATGGGGTGTCTGTTTCCAGAAAAGCTGATCGGCGTCGCCGTGGTTCCGGTTATTTAGTCTTCGCTGACATAACCAGACTCAGCGTCTCCTCAAGAGTCGAAGGATGAGGATCACAGCGCCCCGAACCCTCCTCCTGCTGCTCTCTGGGGTCCTGGTCCTGACCGAGGCCTGGGCGGGTGAGTGCGGGGTTGGGAGGGAACCGGCCTCTGCGGGGAGGACGAGGGGACCGCCCGGCGGGGACGCAGGACGGGAACCCGCGCCGGGAGAGTGTCGGGTGGAGTCTCAGCCCCTCTCGCCCCCAGGCTCCCACTCCCTGCGGTATTTCTCCACCTCCGTATCGCGGCCCGGCAGCGGGGAGCCCCGGTTCATCGCTGTCGGCTACGTGGACGACACGCAGTTGGTGCGGTTCGACAGCTACGCGGAGAATCCGAGGGTGGAGCCGCGGGAGCTGTGGGTGGAACTGGAGTATTTGGAGGGGCTGACACAGTGCGCCAACCACCGAGCGCAGGATGACCGGCTGAACATGAGGTTTCTACACGACTACTATAATCAGAGCGAGGACGGTGAGTGACTCAGGCCCGGGTTCCAGGTCACGACTCCTCCCCACCACACAGACCACCCCGCATCGCCTGAGTCTCTGGGTCCGAGAGTCACACCGAGGCTGTGGGACCCCTGAGACCTTCGACGCCAAAGGCCTGCGAGGACTTTCACCAATGTCGTCCTCAGTTTAGGGCAAAATCCCCGCGGCGGGTCCGGGAGCAGTGAGGGGGGCTGGTGGGCGCGGCTGACCGCGGGGATGGGGCCAGGGTCTCACACATTCCAGAGCGTGATCGGCTGCGACTTGGGGCCAGACGGGCGCCTCCTCCGCGGGTATCAGCAGCACGCCTACGACGGCGCCGACTACATCGCCCTGAACGAGGACCTGCGCTCCTGGACCGCGGCGGACACGGCGGCTCAGATCACCCAGCGCAAGTGGGAGGCGGAGGGTGTGGCAGAGAGACGCAGGAGCTACCTGGAGGGCGTTTGCTTGGAATGGCTCCGCAGACACctgaagaaggggaaggaaatgCTGCAGCGCGCGGGTACTAGGGGCATGGGGCGTCTCCCACATCTCCTGTAAATACCTCCACTCCGCATCCACAAGGAGGGGAGGAAAATGGGCCTGAGGTTAAAATCCTCAGGATTTTTGCTACTGTGGTCCAAAGGAGGAAAACTCCCCGAGTGTCCAGATCCCATATCAGACAGTGACTCTGAGGACCCTCCGTTCCCTCTGGGACAGTTAAGGGATGAAGTCTCCCAGGGAGCAGAGGTACAGACAGTCCCTAAAATACTGGTCAgctgttccctctgcccctgCAGCAGTCTTCGGCACCATGACCTTTACTCTCAGGCCTTGTTCTCGCCCCACTCTGTTTGGAGGTCTGATTGCAGTCTTTCTGGGTCACTCAGCCTCCACTCAGGTCAGAACCAGAAGTCCCTGTTCTCCTGTTCAGAGACTGAAACTTTCAAGGAATAGGACCCCTGAGCCAGGGTGGTGCCTGGGTTTTGcactcccttccccaccccagttGTCCTGTCCATTCTCAGGATGTCACATGAGTGCTGCTGGAGTGTCTTATGAGGGATGAAAAGTGCCTGAATTTTCTGACTCTTCCCCTCAGATCCCCCAAAGTCTCGTGTGACCCACCACGCCATCTCTGACCGTGAGGCCACCCTGAGGTGCTGGGCCCTGGGCTTCTACCCTGCGGAGATCACACTGACCTGGCAGCACGATGGAGAGGATCAGACCCAGGACATGGAGCTTATAGAGACCAGGCCTTCAGGGGACAACAGAACCTTCCAGAAGTGGGCAGCTGTGGTGGTGCCTTCTGGAGAAGAGCAGAGATACACGTGCCATGTGCAGCATGAGGGGCTGGAGGAGCCCCTTATCCTGAGATGGGGTAAGAAGGGGAGTAGGAGCATCATATCTCTTCTCAGGAAAAGCAGGGGCCCTTCTGGAGCCCTTCAGCGGGGTCAGGACTGAGGCCTAGGGTCAGGCCCCTCACCTTCCTGTCCTTTCCCAGAGCCATCTTCCCAGCCCAGCATCCCCATGGTGGGCATTGTTGCTGGCCTGGTTCTCCTTGGAACTGTGCTCACTGGAGCTGTGGTTGCCACTGCGATGTGGAGGAAGAAGAGTTCAGGTAGGGAAGGGCTGAGGGGCAGGGTCTGCATTTTCTTGTCCCACTGGGGGTTTCAACCCCAGGTTTCAGTGTGCCCCACCCCACTTCTGGGAAGTGCCATCCACACACACCTGCTTCCCCACCCTGGGGCCCTGTGTGCCAACACTTACTCTTTTATGTAGCACACGCGACAATGAAGGACAGAGGTTTGATGTGATTATAGTAATGGGGACCTGATCCCCAGCAGTCACAGGTCAGAAAGGAAGGACCTCACTCAGGACAGACCTCCAAGAGGGCAGTTGATCCAGTCTTTCCTTCCCCTGTGATTTCTGATCCTGCTCTGGGTCTTCAATCACAGTTCTGGAAACTCCTCTGAAAGCCAAGACGAGGGGTTCCTCTAGGACCGCATGGTCCTGCCTGCTCCCTGGCCTCTCACGGGGAATTTTCTTCCTACAGGTAAAAATGGAGGGAGCTATACTCAGGCTGCAAGTAagtatgggggtggggggtggttggTGATCTGTGAGGCCTCTGGAATAGTGTAGACAGGAGCCCAGGGTGGGGGTTCCAGCCACATATTTCCTCCTTTAGCCACATTTTCTGTGGGCTGGGACCAGGTCCTGTTTTGTTCAACCACAGGCAGTGAGACTGCCCAGGGATCCGATGGGTCTTATAGTTTGTATAGGTGAGACTCAGGGGGTGTGATGTAAGGGTGGGGTGGAACAGAGGGGACACAGCTGGGCTGTTGGATTTCTTTGATGGGACGTTCTGAGTGTGTGGCGGGCTGTTCAGAGTGTCACCACTTACAGTGATCTGTATTTgttcctcatttttttctatagccCGAGAAAGTTGTGGCTAAATGTTCATATCTTCCCTTTGTGACTTCAAGAGCCTCTGACTTCTCTTTCTGCAAATGCTTCTGAATGACTCTGCATCCCTGTTTGCCTAATGTGAGGTGGGGAGTCTACCCTACCCCCATGTCCACAGTGACCCCTTCTCTCACACTGACCTGTGTCCCTTCctgattatttttcctattgaagGGAGGTGGGCAATGGACGTCTCCATCCCTGTCTCAACTTCACATTGCACTGAGCTATTTCCCTACTGAAAATAAGAATTTGAATATAACTTTGTTTTCTCAAATTCTTTCcatgagagaggaaagagaagaaataaaaggaagatcTGAGAACCTTCCAGAGTCTGTGTGTTTGCTGTGCTGCGTCTGCTGCAGGTGGGGATAGGAAAAGGCCAGGAGGAGCTGAGTGTGGATGGGACCTGTGCCCAGTCAGTGGTCAGTCCATCATGGACTTTATGTGGTCACTCCTTGGCAGAGTTTTCTTCACTGCTTCATTGTCCTTGTCCCTGCAGTAGAACCTGTGAACATAAGGGATGACACATGGCCCTGGGCCTCTCCTGTACACAGGAGTCTGTGGTATCAAGAGATAGAATTTTCACACTGTCCAGCTCTTGTCCTTCTTCTAGGGCACTCTCCTAGATGGCATCCATCTTTTCCCCcaacctttttattattttatttttaatttttatggatacaGAATAGTTGtccatatttatggggtacatatgatattttgatacaagcatacaacGTGTAATGAGTAAATCTGGGTATTAGgctattcatcacctcaaaatttatcatttcttttcgtAGGGAACAttctaaattaaatttagaataaATCTTCTCTTctcattgttttgaaatatacaataaatcattggttaatttttttttttctgggcagtgcctgtggctcaaaggagtagggcaccagccccatatactggaggtggcaggttcaaaccctgccctggctaaaaaactgcaaaaaaaaattttttttttcttttgtgactgtctcactttgttgcatgtgctagagttcagtggcatcatcatagctcgctacaacctcaaacttctgggctcaaacattcctcctgcctcagcaccctCAGTAGCTTAGATTATAGATGCTgacaccacacccagataattaaaaaaattttttttttagagaggggtcttggtattgcccaggttggtcttgaactcatggcttcaagagatcctaccacaggcatgaaccaccctaTCCAGGCTATTGTTAACTATAGATGCTGTATTGTGCTACTGAAATTTGGTCTCATTTCTTATATCTGTGTTTTTGTACCCACTAACCAAGTCCTCTTCAGTTCCCCCTCCacactacccttcccagcctctggtaaccaccattctgttTGACCTCCATGAAATCAGTTTTTTAGCTCTCACTTGCTAGAGAGAACACACAACATTCGTCttcctgtgcctggcttattataTAGTTAACATATTAAATCCTCTAGTTCTAACCATGGTGTTGCTCCCAGCCTTTATAAAAGGAACCAGATTCTGGAATTAGCAGCGAGGAGGGATCCCATCACTTCTCATCTTAGgtgtattttctcttctctctgttgccctgccCCTTCCCTGCCCTTAGACCTAGTAATCTCATTACTGACTCCATTCCAAACTCCTGGATTTCTATGATAGGCTCTAAGTTAGATTTATACTTGTTTGCAAAATTGGACCCATAGTCCAGGATTGTTCTTTCTGAGGAGAGAGCTATTACAGTATGCTGCAGCGTGCAGGAGGGTTAGTGTGGAAGGGAGAGTGAGGGAGGGCACATAACAGCAATGGGGAGAAAAGCACAGGTGGCATCAATATCAGTGTGAGAGGTTTATCTGCCAGATATAGGACAGACTGTTTTTGCAACTAGGAAACATCACTGAAGTAACAGAAAAATTGCAAGCTTTGTGGAGCACATGTTCTAATGGGAAGGGACAGAGTATAATCTGTAAGcagagaaaataagcaaagtgTTTATGTTAGAAGATGGTAAGTGCTACTGAGAAAATGACTTACAGATTCTGTGGGGACAGGGATGGTGGTTATTGTGCTCAGTGGTCAGTGTGAGACTTAATGCAAAGGTGATCTTTGAGGAaagatttgaaaaacatgatgcaTTATGAATGAGGATGTCTGGGGAAGTTCTTTCCAGGAAGAGGGAAACTTCAGCCCAAACGCACTGGAGGAGGAAGGTGTCTGTGTTCTGGGAAGACAGGAGACCAGGAGGGCTGGACAGAGAGTCACCAAGATGAGGTTAGAGGTGGGGCTGGAGCAGGTAGGCCTGGAGGGTATGGAAAGGGTGTGACTTTTGCAGTGGTTCAGATGGAGGGTTAgatggcaggtttttttttttttttaaacagtctcacttcattgcccttggtagggtgccatggcatcatagctcacatcaaactcttgggctcaagtggttctcttgcctcagtc belongs to Nycticebus coucang isolate mNycCou1 chromosome 9, mNycCou1.pri, whole genome shotgun sequence and includes:
- the LOC128594086 gene encoding patr class I histocompatibility antigen, A-126 alpha chain-like isoform X1 translates to MRITAPRTLLLLLSGVLVLTEAWAGECGVGREPASAGRTRGPPGGDAGREPAPGECRVESQPLSPPGSHSLRYFSTSVSRPGSGEPRFIAVGYVDDTQLVRFDSYAENPRVEPRELWVELEYLEGLTQCANHRAQDDRLNMRFLHDYYNQSEDGSHTFQSVIGCDLGPDGRLLRGYQQHAYDGADYIALNEDLRSWTAADTAAQITQRKWEAEGVAERRRSYLEGVCLEWLRRHLKKGKEMLQRADPPKSRVTHHAISDREATLRCWALGFYPAEITLTWQHDGEDQTQDMELIETRPSGDNRTFQKWAAVVVPSGEEQRYTCHVQHEGLEEPLILRWEPSSQPSIPMVGIVAGLVLLGTVLTGAVVATAMWRKKSSGKNGGSYTQAATRESCG
- the LOC128594086 gene encoding patr class I histocompatibility antigen, A-126 alpha chain-like isoform X2; amino-acid sequence: MRITAPRTLLLLLSGVLVLTEAWAGSHSLRYFSTSVSRPGSGEPRFIAVGYVDDTQLVRFDSYAENPRVEPRELWVELEYLEGLTQCANHRAQDDRLNMRFLHDYYNQSEDGSHTFQSVIGCDLGPDGRLLRGYQQHAYDGADYIALNEDLRSWTAADTAAQITQRKWEAEGVAERRRSYLEGVCLEWLRRHLKKGKEMLQRADPPKSRVTHHAISDREATLRCWALGFYPAEITLTWQHDGEDQTQDMELIETRPSGDNRTFQKWAAVVVPSGEEQRYTCHVQHEGLEEPLILRWEPSSQPSIPMVGIVAGLVLLGTVLTGAVVATAMWRKKSSGKNGGSYTQAATRESCG